One genomic window of Conger conger chromosome 7, fConCon1.1, whole genome shotgun sequence includes the following:
- the LOC133132535 gene encoding muscarinic acetylcholine receptor M3-like has protein sequence MNISCESPTSNWTMDPLGGHKIWEVVVIILVTVPLSLVTIIGNLLVMISFRVNSHLRTVSNYFLLSLAVADLVLGAISMNLYTIYIILGRWTLGNVACDIWLAIDYVASNASVMNLLLISFDRFFSITRPLTYRAKRTPRRAAIMISLAWTISFILWGPAILLWPYMAEEPTGEKVRCSIQFLTRPVFTFGTAIAAFYLPVSIMIILYWRIYRETENRTRDLAGLLGLVEGGGASLDSRRQTPYSISAKSSICSSKEVQAGESQGRKRLPTCFSIRPNERRAQTSAHIEGSNRGGWNVDEEEASDSSSSEVKGITSIVVHVPMIQLRDRQGDPEDLDNPNTQDFGCPGRPWQPKAKKRRSMIAKENKAARTLSAILLAFIITWTPYNIMVLVSIFKCVPENLWQLGYWLCYVNSTVNPMCYALCNKSFRVTFKMLLLLQWDKRKWDRPRRRGTLGPYSSSSTI, from the coding sequence ATGAATATTTCCTGTGAGTCACCAACCTCCAACTGGACAATGGATCCATTGGGGGGGCATAAAATTTGGGAAGTTGTTGTGATAATACTTGTCACTGTGCCCCTTTCATTGGTTACCATCATTGGAAACCTGCTGGTGATGATCTCCTTCCGGGTCAACAGTCACCTGCGCACAGTCAGCAACTACTTCCTGTTGAGCCTGGCCGTAGCAGATCTGGTTTTGGGGGCCATCTCCATGAACCTCTATACCATCTACATCATCTTGGGGCGCTGGACCCTGGGGAACGTGGCCTGCGACATCTGGCTGGCGATTGACTATGTGGCGAGCAACGCCTCGGTCATGAACCTGCTGCTCATCAGCTTTGACCGCTTCTTTTCCATCACGCGACCTCTTACCTACCGTGCCAAGCGCACGCCCCGGCGGGCGGCCATCATGATCAGCCTGGCGTGGACCATCTCTTTCATCCTCTGGGGTCCCGCCATTCTGCTCTGGCCTTACATGGCGGAGGAGCCAACGGGGGAGAAGGTCAGGTGCTCCATTCAGTTCCTGACACGGCCTGTTTTTACCTTCGGCACTGCTATTGCTGCCTTCTACCTCCCGGTCTCCATCATGATCATCCTCTACTGGCGCATCTACCGTGAGACGGAGAACCGTACACGGGATCTGGCTGGGCTGCTGGGCCTGGTGGAAGGTGGGGGAGCCTCTCTGGACTCTCGACGGCAGACGCCCTACTCCATCAGTGCCAAGAGCAGCATCTGTAGCTCCAAGGAGGTGCAAGCCGGCGAGAGCCAGGGCAGAAAGAGACTACCCACCTGCTTCTCCATTAGGCCAAATGAAAGGAGAGCACAGACATCAGCCCATATAGAGGGGAGCAACAGAGGGGGCTGGAATGTGGATGAGGAGGAGGCCTCAGACTCCTCTTCTTCAGAGGTGAAAGGAATAACCAGTATCGTGGTGCATGTACCCATGATCCAGTTGAGAGACAGGCAAGGAGATCCTGAAGACCTGGACAATCCCAACACACAGGACTTTGGATGCCCGGGGAGACCTTGGCAACCCAAAGCGAAGAAGAGGCGAAGCATGATAGCGAAGGAGAACAAGGCGGCCAGGACCCTCAGCGCCATACTGCTTGCCTTCATCATCACCTGGACGCCCTACAACATCATGGTGCTGGTTTCCATCTTTAAGTGTGTCCCTGAGAACCTGTGGCAGCTGGGCTACTGGCTCTGTTATGTCAACAGCACTGTGAACCCGATGTGCTACGCCCTCTGCAACAAGTCCTTCCGAGTCACCTTCAAGATGCTGCTGCTCTTACAGTGGGACAAGAGGAAGTGGGACAGGCCTCGACGCAGGGGCACTCTCGGGCCATATAGTTCCAGCAGCACCATCTGA